In Micrococcales bacterium, the DNA window AAGTTGGTGTGAGAGGCAGCCCGCAGCGGCAAGCGAAATGAACACTAGATTCGTGACCAAAGTGACATTGAAGTGCTGACTAGAGTGACATTGAGCGGTTGTCTGAAGCTACATCAAGAGCCGAATTGTGGCAGCACCTACCTCGACTCTTTGGGCATGAACTCGTGATTGCCGCAATGGCCCACCCCGGCAGCTATGGGTGCCTGAACGCCTCGCGCAAGGCGTCGGGTGGCACCGAGTGCTACCGGCCCATGTACCATGGGCGCGTGGGACATGCTGACGAAATCACCCAGCGCGACTTGCGGTTGCGCTCAAAGGACATCATGGACGCTGTCGAAGGCGGTACATCGTTCACGGTGACCAGGGACGGGCGGCCAATGGGCCAGCTGGTTCCGCTGCGCCGCCGATTTGTCACCAAGGCGCAGTTTGTTGCTTCATCCGCCGCGGCCGGCGTCATTGACCCCGACCAACTGCACACGGATATCGCCGCCGGCCTGAACTTTGACCTGGATGACCCCTATGCCCTTTGAGCCCACACAAGGCCTCTTGGACACCAATATCCTTGCGCTCCGTCCCTGGATCCCACCCAATTGCCTGCCCGACGAAATGGCCATTAGTGCGGTTACCGTGGCCGAACTCGCTGCTGGCGTGCATTTGGTCGACGGTGACGACAGCGCGGCCAGCCGGGAACGTGCCCGCCGGGTCGCCGTCCTCCAGCACACGGAAAACGAGTTCGACGCCTTGGCCT includes these proteins:
- a CDS encoding prevent-host-death protein, producing the protein MGHADEITQRDLRLRSKDIMDAVEGGTSFTVTRDGRPMGQLVPLRRRFVTKAQFVASSAAAGVIDPDQLHTDIAAGLNFDLDDPYAL